In one Flavobacteriales bacterium genomic region, the following are encoded:
- a CDS encoding DinB family protein codes for MSITFLLREYADYDLWANTRFVQRLAVEPDAVLDAPVRSSFPSLRSTLLHIRDAEHVWRCRLTGERHSWPAEPSLDPATLVDHASRLHGLVSGMDEADLLSLRTYRDLKGNEHRSAAWRMLMHCYNHSTQHRGQLITMMRGLGLDGIPANDLIVYQRSLKDSV; via the coding sequence ATGAGCATCACCTTCCTCCTCCGCGAATACGCTGATTACGACCTGTGGGCGAACACGCGCTTCGTGCAGCGCCTGGCCGTAGAGCCCGATGCGGTGCTGGATGCACCCGTTCGCAGCAGCTTCCCCTCGCTCCGTTCCACCTTGCTGCACATCCGCGACGCGGAGCACGTGTGGCGCTGCCGCCTGACCGGTGAGCGCCACTCCTGGCCGGCCGAGCCGAGCCTCGACCCCGCCACGCTGGTGGATCATGCCAGCCGGCTGCATGGGCTGGTGTCCGGCATGGACGAGGCCGACCTGCTTTCGCTCCGCACCTACCGCGACCTGAAGGGGAACGAGCACCGTTCGGCCGCATGGCGCATGCTCATGCACTGCTACAACCATAGCACCCAGCACCGCGGGCAGCTCATCACCATGATGCGCGGCCTCGGCCTTGACGGCATTCCGGCCAACGACCTGATCGTCTATCAACGATCGTTGAAGGATTCGGTTTGA
- a CDS encoding ElyC/SanA/YdcF family protein produces the protein MPLAALVLAFIVWACDAHVRRSAAPHLFNEPDSIPMNDVGLVLGTSHRLRSGAPNPYFRHRMEAAVRLYRSGRVKYLLVSGDHGTPSYNEPRRMQEALIAAGVDSARIVLDHAGFRTLDSVVRAREVFGQQRITIISQRFHNERAVIIARGMGIDAVGFNARDAQGGLDLRTWLRERLARVKLVFDQAVGTAPRYLGDPVPIGPSSADQMPNSIWNMAVHEFPGAERFIRPSCHL, from the coding sequence ATGCCCCTTGCCGCCCTGGTCCTTGCGTTCATCGTCTGGGCCTGCGATGCCCATGTGCGGCGCAGCGCGGCCCCCCACCTCTTCAACGAGCCGGATTCCATACCGATGAACGATGTCGGGCTCGTGCTGGGCACCTCGCACCGGCTGCGCAGCGGCGCGCCCAACCCCTACTTCAGGCATCGCATGGAAGCAGCCGTGCGGCTCTACCGATCGGGCCGGGTGAAGTACCTGCTCGTGAGCGGAGATCACGGCACGCCTTCCTACAACGAGCCGCGCCGCATGCAGGAAGCCCTCATCGCGGCCGGGGTGGACAGCGCCCGCATCGTGCTCGACCATGCGGGGTTCCGCACCTTGGATTCGGTGGTGCGGGCCCGCGAGGTATTCGGCCAGCAGCGCATCACCATCATCAGCCAGCGCTTCCACAACGAGCGCGCCGTCATCATCGCACGCGGCATGGGCATCGATGCCGTGGGATTCAATGCACGGGATGCGCAGGGTGGCCTTGACCTGCGCACCTGGCTGCGTGAGCGCCTGGCGCGGGTGAAGCTCGTCTTCGACCAGGCCGTGGGCACAGCTCCCCGCTATCTGGGCGACCCTGTGCCGATCGGGCCTTCATCCGCCGATCAGATGCCGAACTCCATCTGGAACATGGCGGTCCATGAATTCCCCGGAGCGGAAAGGTTCATTCGCCCATCCTGCCATCTGTAG
- the purB gene encoding adenylosuccinate lyase, with translation MDLDALTAISPIDGRYHDRTRRLSRWFSEQALMRYRLRVELEYFRFLCEVPLPELAGAPLDRLKPVMSRVEALSTSDAQRIKDIEKVTNHDVKAIEYFLKERMEEAGLVEQREFVHFALTSQDVNNTALPLLLKDFLFECYLPDLLALRDRLHALALDWAQVPMLARTHGQPASPTRLGKELQVFVERIDDQLRLLREVPFTGKFGGATGNFNAHHAAYPELDWVQLADRFLAEKLGLRRQQFTTQIDHYDHLAALMDAFRRINTILIDLCRDAWQYISMDYFRQRVKAGEIGSSAMPHKVNPIDFENAEGNLGLANAVFGHLSEKLPVSRLQRDLTDSTVTRNIGVPLAHTMLSVDSIRKGLDKLLLNEAAIERDLDAQWPVVAEGMQTILRRAGYPQPYERLKDLTRGKDRITAGDMQAFIDGLEVAEAVKDQLRRLSPRSYTGIDLLGRVMP, from the coding sequence ATGGACCTCGACGCGCTCACCGCCATCTCCCCCATCGACGGCCGCTATCACGACCGCACCCGCAGGCTATCACGCTGGTTCAGCGAGCAGGCGCTGATGCGCTACCGCCTGCGCGTTGAGCTTGAATACTTCCGGTTCCTGTGCGAGGTGCCGCTGCCCGAACTGGCCGGTGCCCCGCTCGATCGGCTGAAGCCCGTGATGAGCCGCGTGGAGGCCCTGAGCACCAGCGATGCGCAGCGGATCAAGGACATCGAAAAGGTGACCAACCACGATGTGAAGGCCATCGAGTACTTCCTGAAGGAGCGCATGGAGGAGGCCGGGTTGGTCGAGCAGCGGGAGTTCGTGCACTTCGCGCTCACCAGCCAGGACGTGAACAACACGGCGCTGCCGCTCCTCCTCAAGGATTTCCTCTTCGAGTGCTATCTGCCCGATCTCCTTGCACTGCGCGACAGGCTGCATGCCCTTGCCCTTGACTGGGCTCAGGTGCCCATGCTCGCCCGCACGCACGGACAGCCCGCCTCACCGACACGCCTGGGCAAGGAGCTCCAGGTGTTCGTGGAGCGCATCGATGATCAGCTGCGCCTGCTGCGCGAAGTGCCCTTCACAGGCAAGTTCGGGGGGGCGACGGGCAACTTCAATGCCCACCACGCGGCCTACCCCGAGCTGGATTGGGTGCAGCTGGCCGACCGGTTCCTCGCCGAGAAGCTGGGGCTCCGGCGCCAGCAGTTCACCACGCAGATCGACCACTACGATCACTTGGCGGCGCTGATGGATGCCTTCCGCCGCATCAACACCATCCTGATCGACCTCTGCCGCGATGCGTGGCAGTACATCAGCATGGACTACTTCCGCCAGCGGGTGAAGGCCGGTGAGATCGGCAGCAGCGCCATGCCCCACAAGGTCAATCCCATCGACTTCGAGAATGCGGAAGGCAACCTGGGCCTTGCCAACGCGGTCTTCGGCCACCTCAGCGAGAAGCTCCCGGTAAGCCGTCTGCAGCGCGACCTGACCGACAGCACCGTGACCCGCAACATCGGCGTGCCGCTCGCCCACACCATGCTCTCGGTGGACTCCATCCGCAAGGGCCTGGACAAGCTGCTGCTCAACGAAGCCGCCATCGAACGGGACCTGGACGCCCAATGGCCCGTGGTCGCCGAGGGCATGCAGACCATCCTGCGCCGTGCCGGCTACCCGCAGCCCTATGAGCGGCTCAAGGACCTCACGCGCGGCAAGGACCGCATCACGGCGGGGGACATGCAGGCCTTCATCGATGGCCTTGAGGTGGCCGAAGCGGTGAAGGACCAGTTGCGGCGATTGAGTCCGCGCTCCTACACAGGGATCGACCTCCTCGGCCGCGTGATGCCGTGA
- a CDS encoding porin, whose amino-acid sequence MRFRIALPLLLLLLALPVAAIGQNESDERALIEIHDGIRISKDSLFLLNLRFRMQNRAGITTVSGDDMSVKAVEARVRRLRLRLDGYVLNDRLRYYLQLNFSRQDLDLETEFVAQPIRDAMVYYHFSPRFYLGFGQSKLPGNRQRVTSSGNLQFPDRSIANSAFTLDRDFGLFGYWTIPLGSQQLQLKGAVSTGDGRGAVPVNEGLAYTGRLEWLPFGPFANSGDYSEGDLEREERPRLSLAAGYSFNDRAVRTGGQLGADLYGSSDMGTFIADAIFKQQGWALAVEYFDREADSPITTSETGAVRYVTTGTGANAQLSKLLRSNYELAARWTMVDPDGEVDALRPRTEEALLGCTKYLNGHRIKLQAYAGYRWQDGRMNLSAPGNSWTAMFQMEFGI is encoded by the coding sequence ATGCGCTTCCGGATCGCACTGCCGCTGCTGCTCCTGCTGCTCGCGCTGCCTGTCGCGGCCATCGGCCAGAACGAGAGCGATGAGCGCGCCTTGATCGAGATACACGACGGCATCCGCATCAGCAAGGATTCACTTTTCCTGCTGAACCTCCGGTTCCGCATGCAGAATCGCGCAGGAATCACCACGGTGAGCGGGGATGACATGAGCGTCAAGGCCGTGGAGGCGCGGGTGCGGCGCTTGAGGCTGCGCCTCGATGGGTATGTCCTGAACGATCGCCTGCGCTACTACCTGCAGCTGAATTTCTCCCGGCAGGACCTCGACCTGGAGACCGAGTTCGTGGCGCAGCCCATCCGAGATGCCATGGTCTACTACCACTTCAGTCCGCGCTTCTACCTGGGCTTCGGCCAGAGCAAGCTGCCGGGCAACCGCCAGCGCGTAACCAGCAGCGGCAACCTGCAGTTCCCCGATCGGTCCATCGCGAATTCGGCGTTCACGCTCGATCGCGATTTCGGGCTGTTCGGGTATTGGACCATCCCCCTCGGAAGCCAGCAGCTGCAGCTGAAGGGCGCGGTCTCCACCGGTGACGGGCGCGGCGCGGTACCCGTCAACGAGGGCCTCGCCTACACCGGCCGCCTGGAGTGGCTGCCCTTCGGCCCATTCGCCAACAGCGGGGACTACAGCGAGGGCGACCTCGAGCGGGAGGAGCGGCCGCGTTTATCGCTGGCGGCGGGCTACAGCTTCAACGACCGGGCGGTGCGCACGGGCGGCCAGCTGGGAGCGGACCTGTATGGAAGCTCGGACATGGGCACCTTCATCGCGGATGCGATCTTCAAGCAGCAGGGCTGGGCGCTGGCCGTGGAGTACTTCGACCGCGAGGCCGACTCGCCCATCACCACCAGCGAGACAGGCGCCGTGCGGTACGTCACCACCGGCACCGGAGCGAACGCGCAGCTGAGCAAGCTGTTGCGCTCCAACTATGAGCTGGCGGCAAGGTGGACCATGGTCGATCCCGATGGCGAGGTGGATGCGCTCCGGCCGCGCACGGAGGAGGCCCTGCTCGGGTGCACCAAGTACCTGAACGGCCATCGCATCAAGCTGCAGGCCTACGCCGGCTACAGATGGCAGGATGGGCGAATGAACCTTTCCGCTCCGGGGAATTCATGGACCGCCATGTTCCAGATGGAGTTCGGCATCTGA